The sequence AATGAAGCCAACAAGATCCCGCCAACGGGATTTTTCTTAGCCGGGGATCGGGGTCCCTCGTTCTCGAAAAAATCCTGGAAGCGGTTTCGGTTTTCAAGAGGGTGCGTCACGTCGGCCGAATCCCGGAGGATGGAAACAATTTCGAGGAAATGATCCCCATTTTCGCAAGCCGAAACGTTACCGCCGTTTTCAGGCAACCGATCCCGTAGGCGATACTGCGCCGCAGATTGATGGACGATGCCTCCGCAAAGTATTTCGTAGGACATGTCACCTCGCCGATGGCGTATCCAGCCCACAAAATTTGCGCAATCATCTGATTGTCGAACACAAAATCGTCCGAGTTCCAGCTTAAATCCAGATTTTCGAGGAGTTCGCGGGAAAAGGCGCGATAGCCCGTGTGATATTCGCTGAGTTTCGCGCCTAAGAGCACATTTTCCACGAACGTCAACGCCCGGTTGGCGATGTATTTCCAGACGGGCATCCCTCCTTGCAGCGCGTGCCCGCCCAAAATCCGCGAACCGAGCACGCAGGGATACAGCCCGTTTCCAACCAGACAGGCCATCGCGGGGATCAATTGCGGCGTGTACTGGTAATCGGGATGGACCATGATGACAATGTCCGCGCCAAGTTCGAGGGCCAGTTTGTAGCAGGATTTCTGGTTGCCGCCGTATCCGCGATTCTTCGGATGAGCCAGCACGGTCGTCCGGGGCAGCGTCTGCGCAATCGCCACCGTGTCGTCCTTGCTGGCATCATCCACCAACACCACCTCGTCCACGACCCCCTGCGCCATCACCTCCTCATAGGTCCGGCGGAGCGTGGCCGCGGCGTTGTAGGCCGGCATGACAACCACCACTTTTTTGCCCGCGAACATCGCATTACCCCGTCTTGCGCGCGTGCGCAAGCACTTTTTTGAGGGCCTCGACCACTTCATGCACGTTCTTGTCGGTCATCCCCGGATGCAACGGCAGCGACAACACCTCGTACGAGGCCGCCGTCGCTTCGGGTAAATCTTCGGGGCGCATGCCGAGCGCTTCGCGATAGTAACGGTGCAGGTGCAGCCCGAAGAAATTGATCGCGGTGCCGATGTTTTCGCGCCGCAGCGCCGCGGCGAGTTCGTCGCGCGTCTTTATCAGGCGATCGAGCCTGAACCGGATGATGAACAAATGCCAGGCGTGATCCGACTCGTCGGACGTTTCCGGCAGCCGGATTTCGTCAACGCCTTCCAAAGCGGTGCGGTACATGTGGGCAAGCCGCCGCCGCGCCGCCTTGAACTGGGCGAATTTCTTGAGTTGTTCGACGCCCATCGCCGCGCCGACGTTTCCCAGCAGGTACTTGTAGCCGGGTTCGACGACCTCGGAAGGATGCGCGACGGCGCTGCGACCATAACGTTCCCAAGCGGTATCCGCCATGCCGTTCGCGGCCAGCATGCGCAGCCGTGCGGCCATGTTCGCATCCTTGACGGTGATGGCGCCGCCTTCCATGGTCGTGATGTTCTTGATCGCGTAGAAACTGAAACAGGTGTATTCGCTGTATGCGCCGATGGGCGTTCCCTTGTACGCCGCGCCCAGCGCGTGGGCCGCATCCTCGACGACCGGAATCCCGTGCCTGCGGCCAATCGCATGAATCGCGTCGAGATCACACGGAAGTCCCGCCATGTCCACGGGCATAATCACGCGGGTACGCGGGGTAATCGCGCGTTCCACGGCGTCCGGATTGATATTCAACGACCCGGGGCGGACATCCGCGAACACAACCTTCGCGCCCATGTTAAGAATCGTGTTGCCCGTCGAGGCCCACGTCAACGGCGATGTAATCACCTCGTCGCCCGGTTGCACGCCCAAGGCAACCAAACACAGGTGCAGCGCCGCGGTACACGACGAAACGGCTATCGCGTGCGGCGCGGCCACCGTTTCCGCGAAGGCTTTCTCGAAAGCCTGAACCTGCGGCCCGGAGGTCAGCCATCCACTGCGCAGCGCTTCGAGAACGGCGGCCTCTTCTTCTCCGCCCAGGCAGGGCCGCAACACGCTGACGAACCGCGCCGCAATCGGTTCGCCGCCTTCATCCACGGGCGTCGCCAGCAATTTTTTCATCCGGCGCACGTTTGAGTATGCCTCGGCAAACGGGTCATCCGAGGCCCCCTCGATCGCCTTGCGCAATTCACCGATGCCATCCCCAATGCTGTATTCCGAATGGAATCCTACGACGTCGCGGATTTTGCCAAACCGCACGCGGTACGTACGAAGATCATCGTCATCTTTCGCCACTTCAATCTCGACGGAGCCGATGGCTTCCGCGACCTGCCGGGCCAGATCGAGGATCCGGCAATTGAGCGCATCGGCGCCCACGTTGAAAATCTGCCCCGAAACGTCATCGCCGGAGGCTTCAAGAAGCAGGATCACGGCACGCGCGGCATCGCGCACATGGATGAACGGCCGCCATTGTCCACCGCCCCCAAGCACCTTGATCCCGCCCGTACGCAAGGCCGTCGCCACCATGTGATTGACCGCCACGTCGAAACGCATCCGCGGAGAACAGCCGAACATCGTCGCCGTGCGCGCCACGACCGGCTCGAAGAATGCGCTTTTCATGCCCAACACGATGCGTTCGCCTTCGAGTTTGCTGGCCCCGAACGCCGACACGGGATTCGGCGGGCTTTCCTCGTCGAGCACGTCGAACACGCCTTTTCCATAGACGTTGCACGACGAAGCGAACACAAAACGCCGCACCCCCTGCTGCACGGCTTTCTTGGCCAGTTCGCGCGTGCTTTCGACATTGACATCGTGGGTCATGTCGTGATCGAGATCGCAGGACGGATCGTTTGAAAGACTCGCCAAATGGACAATGGCCTCGATTCCGTCCAGCAAGCCGGGCGCCTCCTGAAGCCGCCGGATATCGCCGCGCACGATCTCGCATGCCGGGTGATCCTTGACGGCCCCCAGCGAATCCTCCCCGAAGCAAAACCGGTCGAACACACGAACGGAATGCCCATGGCCGAGCAACAACGGAACCAGCGACGAACCCAGGTAACCGGCTCCGCCCGTCACCAATACGCGCATACACTTTCTCCTTGCCGGATACCCATAAGGTCATCCGCATCCGGACCGCTTCCGTGAAAAA is a genomic window of Candidatus Hydrogenedentota bacterium containing:
- a CDS encoding bifunctional SDR family oxidoreductase/aminotransferase class I/II-fold pyridoxal phosphate-dependent enzyme, which encodes MRVLVTGGAGYLGSSLVPLLLGHGHSVRVFDRFCFGEDSLGAVKDHPACEIVRGDIRRLQEAPGLLDGIEAIVHLASLSNDPSCDLDHDMTHDVNVESTRELAKKAVQQGVRRFVFASSCNVYGKGVFDVLDEESPPNPVSAFGASKLEGERIVLGMKSAFFEPVVARTATMFGCSPRMRFDVAVNHMVATALRTGGIKVLGGGGQWRPFIHVRDAARAVILLLEASGDDVSGQIFNVGADALNCRILDLARQVAEAIGSVEIEVAKDDDDLRTYRVRFGKIRDVVGFHSEYSIGDGIGELRKAIEGASDDPFAEAYSNVRRMKKLLATPVDEGGEPIAARFVSVLRPCLGGEEEAAVLEALRSGWLTSGPQVQAFEKAFAETVAAPHAIAVSSCTAALHLCLVALGVQPGDEVITSPLTWASTGNTILNMGAKVVFADVRPGSLNINPDAVERAITPRTRVIMPVDMAGLPCDLDAIHAIGRRHGIPVVEDAAHALGAAYKGTPIGAYSEYTCFSFYAIKNITTMEGGAITVKDANMAARLRMLAANGMADTAWERYGRSAVAHPSEVVEPGYKYLLGNVGAAMGVEQLKKFAQFKAARRRLAHMYRTALEGVDEIRLPETSDESDHAWHLFIIRFRLDRLIKTRDELAAALRRENIGTAINFFGLHLHRYYREALGMRPEDLPEATAASYEVLSLPLHPGMTDKNVHEVVEALKKVLAHARKTG
- a CDS encoding glycosyltransferase family 2 protein; the protein is MFAGKKVVVVMPAYNAAATLRRTYEEVMAQGVVDEVVLVDDASKDDTVAIAQTLPRTTVLAHPKNRGYGGNQKSCYKLALELGADIVIMVHPDYQYTPQLIPAMACLVGNGLYPCVLGSRILGGHALQGGMPVWKYIANRALTFVENVLLGAKLSEYHTGYRAFSRELLENLDLSWNSDDFVFDNQMIAQILWAGYAIGEVTCPTKYFAEASSINLRRSIAYGIGCLKTAVTFRLAKMGIISSKLFPSSGIRPT